One stretch of Cottoperca gobio chromosome 18, fCotGob3.1, whole genome shotgun sequence DNA includes these proteins:
- the LOC115023772 gene encoding LOW QUALITY PROTEIN: uncharacterized protein LOC115023772 (The sequence of the model RefSeq protein was modified relative to this genomic sequence to represent the inferred CDS: deleted 1 base in 1 codon), with translation MAFGICFGVTLLLSVWATAKCGDIPNEALLMECRDRFFMIAVDLSFAGNNPHFEAVDATGVYAITKRYAALCGYIVRVLPLPGIVELRASYFACHTDNKDDDMFTFNFNLIMMQEGKKSTHALKKTCSLSLPWSPREVTCEVNYMEVSVRSVVPCPSGTKETDWNSLKQVYTSATSDWQVMLRKDHGPTTPMMTPLNLSEAHEQGYAFHMTDGRLVFRAPYKQPHSYSTKGNSVPVEVVHAILFSRHGWVVLMVDLVAACSIHKGSYDDGGYMVWETPEALYPTIEDQRLNIALHGELVDQQVAEDQGYIVENLNATIQISIPLDAEGGYRKSRASGGLYEFYIFDLYLEQVFVNEDHMDTRLRVHRTLTTPLLSRPVSSENRTVPEERMFTVYLSDIPEDVELAAVNLNGKEFTVPFTSARGPTITQIVLPNNTHGYTLKVSFDDPVVMQQFSKEAAQHSLNINFTLMVWPENVPFYHLVSVMAFTDASPPAFDAVCSESGISFKLNHRPFDYLWEISIGSNLLTSELAAQHGYILTNNSKHLLLEVPLFSLGYEYKDVTLKGFFGTFEIFVREHETVESKNSTVKTCPFSTTELIICSTDGIMTVVADLSLASPSGGAPTGTNLVDKNCQPSDADSTRALFSFPLYRCGSRIKLVKDHVTYENEIFFSKKLNASNDIDRVTVQCTYPLAGLLSLFSVYKFKSDKAGVGRIVHSTQVLQSTGIKPATVVSTRRTQRPGSRLAARHPPARYIKVSSFQKPLPNKGVGQHIKVTPYVL, from the exons ATGGCTTTTGGAATTTGCTTTGG TGTGACCTTGCTCCTGTCTGTGTGGGCAACTGCCAAATGTGGTGATATTCCCAATG AAGCTCTTCTTATGGAGTGTCGTGATCGCTTTTTCATGATAGCTGTGGATCTCTCCTTCGCTGGGAATAATCCTCACTTTGAAGCCGTTG ATGCGACAGGTGTGTATGCCATCACTAAGCGGTATGCAGCACTGTGTGGCTACATTGTCCGTGTTCTCCCTCTACCGGGCATTGTGGAGCTCAGAGCCTCTTACTTTGCTTGTCACACTGACAACAAG GACGATGACATGTTCACATTCAACTTCAACCTGATTATGATgcaggaaggaaagaaaagcactCATGCTTTGAAAAAgacctgttctctctctcttccctggTCTCCCAGAGAGGTTACCTGTGAGGTCAACTACATGGAA GTGTCTGTGAGGAGTGTGGTCCCCTGTCCCTCTGGGACAAAGGAAACTGACTGGAATTCTCTAAAAcag GTTTATACTTCAGCCACTTCGGATTGGCAGGTGATGTTGCGCAAAGATCATGGTCCGACGACGCCAATGATGACGCCATTGAACCTTTCTGAAGCTCATGAGCAGGGATATGCGTTTCACATGACCGATGGAAGGCTGGTGTTTCGTGCTCCATATAAACAACCTCACTCGTACAGCACTAAG gggAACAGTGTTCCGGTAGAGGTGGTCCATGCAATTCTGTTCTCCAGACACGGCTGGGTTGTCCTCATGGTCGACCTGGTGGCTGCTTGCTCCATAC ACAAAGGCTCGTATGATGATGGTGGCTATATGGTGTGGGAGACTCCTGAGGCGCTGTACCCGACTATTGAAGACCAACGACTCAACATTGCTCTTCATGGGGAACTTGTGGATCAGCAAGTTGCAGAGGACCAAGGCTACATCGTGGAGAATCTCAACGCCACAATCCAGATCAGCATCCCTCTTGATGCTGAAGGAGGATACAGAAAG AGCCGTGCGTCTGGTGGCCTCTACGAGTTCTACATCTTTGATCTTTACTTGGAGCAAGTGTTCGTGAATGAAGATCATATGGACACCAGACTTCGCGTTCACAGGACACTGACTACTCCCCTGCTGTCACGCCCTGTTTCAAGTGAAAACA GAACGGTACCTGAGGAGCGCATGTTCACGGTCTACCTCAGCGACATCCCCGAAGACGTAGAGTTGGCTGCTGTCAATTTGAATGGAAAAGAATTTACAGTTCCGTTTACTAGTGCAAGGGGTCCCACCATCACACAAATTGTTCTTCCCAACAACACTCATGGCTACACTCTGAAGGTGTCTTTTGATGACCCTGTTGTCATGCAGCAG TTCTCCAAAGAGGCTGCACAGCACAGTCTGAACATCAACTTCACACTGATGGTTTGGCCTGAAAACGTGCCTTTTTACCACCTGGTATCAGTCATGGCATTCACTGATGCCT CTCCTCCAGCTTTTGATGCCGTCTGTTCCGAGTCGGGCATCAGCTTCAAACTAAACCACCGACCTTTTGACTACCTGTGGGAGATCAGTATCGGCTCAAACCTGCTTACATCAGAACTGGCAGCCCAGCACGGCTACATCCTGACCAACAATAGCAAGCATCTGCTGCTGGAGGTGCCGCTCTTCTCTCTGGGCTACGAGTACAAG GACGTTACTTTGAAGGGCTTCTTTGGCACTTTTGAGATCTTCGTACGGGAGCATGAAACAGTC GAAAGCAAGAACTCCACTGTCAAGACGTGTCCGTTCTCTACTACTGAACTCATTA TATGTTCGACTGATGGGATAATGACTGTGGTGGCTGACTTGTCTCTGGCCAGCCCAAGTGGAGGAGCTCCTACTGGAACAAACCTGGTAGACAAAAACTGTCAACCCAGTGATGCAGATAGCACCAGGGCGCTCTTCTCTTTTCCACTATACCGCTGTGGATCCAGAATCAAG CTCGTCAAGGATCATGTGACTTATGAGAATGAGATCTTCTTCAGCAAGAAGTTGAATGCCAGCAATGATATTGACAG GGTGACTGTGCAATGTACATATCCTCTGGCTGGGCTGTTGAGCCTCTTCTCAGTATACAAGTTTAAGTCTGACAAAGCTGGTGTTGGCCGCATTGTGCACTCCACTCAAG TTCTACAGAGTACCGGCATCAAGCCCGCTACAGTGGTCTCTACCAGGCGCACCCAAAGACCTGGGTCAAGGCTAGCTGCTCGCCATCCTCCTGCTCGCTACATCAAAGTATCCAGCTTTCAAAAGCCTCTTCCTAACAAAG gagtTGGACAACACATAAAAGTGACTCCATATGTATTGTAA